A genomic window from Silene latifolia isolate original U9 population chromosome 11, ASM4854445v1, whole genome shotgun sequence includes:
- the LOC141611920 gene encoding trans-cinnamate 4-monooxygenase-like — translation MDLILLQKALYALFFAIVVATIISKLRGKKFKLPPGPKAVPIFGNWLQVGDDLNHRNLMDMAKRFGDILLLRMGVRNLVVVSSPDLAKEVLHTQGVEFGSRTRNVVFDIFTGNGQDMVFTVYGEHWRKMRRIMTVPFFTNKVVQQYRTGWEEEATQVVADVKKNPEAATSGIILRRRLQLMMYNNMFRIMFDRRFDSDDDPLYNKLKAVNGERSRLSQSFEYNYGDFIPVLRPFLRGYLNTCRTLQSSRLKLFKDYFVDERRKLAGTKTLNKDELKCAMDHILDAEQKGEINEANVLYIVENINVAAIETTLWSIEWGIAELVNHPEIQQKLREELDTVLGKGHQITEPDTHKLPYLQAIVKETLRLRMAIPLLVPHMNLNDAKLSGYDIPAESKILVNAWWLANNPAHWKKPEEFRPERFLEEEAKVDANGNDFRFLPFGVGRRSCPGIILAMPIISITLGRLVQNFDLSPPPGQAKIDTTEKGGQFSMRILNHSTIVLKPRA, via the exons atggaTCTCATTCTATTACAGAAGGCATTATATGCCCTGTTTTTCGCCATCGTGGTCGCCACAATCATCTCCAAGTTACGTGGTAAGAAGTTCAAGCTACCTCCTGGTCCAAAGGCAGTTCCCATATTCGGGAACTGGCTTCAGGTAGGGGATGACCTCAACCACAGGAACCTCATGGACATGGCCAAGCGTTTCGGCGACATACTACTACTCCGAATGGGGGTGAGGAACCTGGTGGTGGTTTCATCCCCAGACCTAGCCAAGGAAGTGCTTCATACCCAGGGAGTCGAATTCGGGTCTAGAACCCGTAATGTGGTGTTTGACATATTCACTGGGAATGGTCAAGACATGGTGTTCACCGTCTACGGTGAACACTGGCGTAAAATGAGAAGGATCATGACAGTCCCATTCTTCACCAACAAGGTGGTACAGCAGTACCGCACTGGTTGGGAGGAGGAGGCGACTCAGGTGGTGGCTGATGTGAAAAAGAATCCTGAGGCAGCCACCTCAGGAATCATCCTCCGTCGTCGCCTTCAGCTCATGATGTACAATAACATGTTCAGGATTATGTTTGACAGACGTTTTGACTCGGACGATGACCCTCTATACAATAAACTTAAGGCGGTCAACGGTGAAAGAAGCAGATTGTCTCAGAGCTTTGAGTATAACTATGGTGACTTTATCCCTGTCCTTCGCCCTTTCCTTAGGGGATACCTCAACACCTGCAGAACCCTCCAGAGCAGCAGATTGAAGCTTTTCAAGGATTACTTTGTTGATGAACGCAG GAAATTAGCAGGAACAAAGACATTAAACAAAGATGAACTCAAATGTGCCATGGATCACATCCTCGACGCAGAACAGAAGGGAGAAATCAATGAAGCCAACGTACTTTATATTGTTGAGAACATCAACGTCGCTG CAATTGAGACAACACTATGGTCAATTGAGTGGGGAATAGCAGAGCTAGTGAACCACCCAGAGATCCAACAAAAGCTGAGAGAAGAACTGGACACAGTACTAGGAAAGGGCCACCAAATCACAGAACCTGACACACACAAATTACCATATCTTCAAGCAATTGTCAAGGAGACACTAAGGCTACGTATGGCAATTCCACTACTAGTTCCTCACATGAACCTCAACGATGCCAAGCTAAGCGGCTATGACATCCCTGCTGAGAGCAAGATCCTTGTTAATGCCTGGTGGCTCGCCAACAACCCTGCACACTGGAAAAAGCCTGAGGAGTTTAGGCCTGAGAGGTTCCTAGAAGAGGAGGCCAAGGTTGATGCTAATGGCAATGACTTTAGGTTCCTTCCTTTTGGGGTCGGTCGAAGGAGTTGCCCTGGTATCATTCTTGCCATGCCCATCATCTCCATTACTCTTGGTCGCCTTGTCCAGAACTTTGACCTTTCCCCACCTCCTGGTCAGGCTAAGATTGATACCACCGAGAAGGGTGGTCAATTCAGCATGCGTATCCTCAACCACTCCACCATCGTACTTAAGCCCAGGGCTTGA